A portion of the Ascaphus truei isolate aAscTru1 chromosome 14, aAscTru1.hap1, whole genome shotgun sequence genome contains these proteins:
- the NCK1 gene encoding SH2/SH3 adapter protein NCK1 isoform X2 — MDLPNLFKHFFSIGKVKRKPNMPDSASTADDSLSDTERLYDLNMPAYVKFTYVAERDDELSLVKGTKVIVMEKCSDGWWRGSYSGRVGWFPSNYVTEENDSPSGDQVGTLSEKLAAVVNNLNNGRSLHVVQALYPFSSSNEEELNFEKGEVMDVIEKPENDPEWWKCRKSNGLVGLVPKNYVTIMQNLQPSSGYEPLPPRCDYIGPSASGRFAGNLWYYGKVTRHQAEMALNERGNEGDFLIRDSESSPNDFSVSLKAQGKNKHFKVQMKDNVYCIGQRKFATMEELVEHYKKAPIFTSEQGEKLYLIKPLS; from the exons ATGGATCTGCCGAACCTCTTTAAACACTTCTTCA GCATTGGGAAAGTGAAACGGAAGCCAAACATGCCTGATTCTGCATCCACCGCAGATGATAGTTTGTCAGACACAGAACGTCTATACGATCTCAACATGCCGGCTTACGTTAAATTTACATACGTGGCAGAGAGGGATGATGAGCTGTCCTTGGTTAAAGGGACCAAGGTAATTGTTATGGAGAAGTGCAGCGACGGATGGTGGAGAGGTAGCTACAGTGGACGAGTAGGCTGGTTCCCTTCAAACTATGTGACCGAAGAGAATGACAGTCCCTCAGGTGACCAAGTGGGCACACTGTCCGAAAAACTGGCAGCAGTGGTAAACAACCTCAACAACGGCCGTTCACTCCATGTGGTCCAGGCCCTATACCCCTTTAGCTCGTCCAACGAGGAAGAGCTTAACTTTGAGAAGGGTGAAGTGATGGATGTTATTGAGAAGCCAGAAAACGACCCAGAGTGGTGGAAGTGTCGGAAAAGCAATGGTCTTGTAGGCCTGGTGCCAAAGAACTACGTTACTATAATGCAGAACTTACAGCCCAGCTCGGGTTATGAGCCCTTACCACCCCGCTGTGATTACATCGGACCCTCGGCCTCTGGAAGGTTTGCTGGTAACCTGTGGTATTATGGGAAAGTGACCCGACATCAAGCAGAAATGGCACTCAACGAGCGAGGGAACGAGGGAGATTTCCTTATAAGAGACAGCGAGTCTTCT ccaaatgaCTTTTCGGTCTCCTTGAAAGCCCAAGGCAAGAACAAGCATTTCAAAGTCCAGATGAAAGACAATGTGTACTGCATTGGCCAACGGAAGTTTGCTACCATGGAGGAGTTGGTAGAACATTACAAAAAGGCCCCCATTTTTACCAGCGAGCAGGGTGAAAAACTCTATCTAATCAAGCCCTTGTCTTGA